A single window of Gossypium arboreum isolate Shixiya-1 chromosome 13, ASM2569848v2, whole genome shotgun sequence DNA harbors:
- the LOC108463463 gene encoding feruloyl CoA ortho-hydroxylase F6H1-3-like, with protein MAPTLADPFNDSSALINFVINQGNGVKGLSELGLKALPKQYIQPLEERMCMTSFVPQGSIPIIDMSNWEDPNVAKSICDAASEWGFFQIVNHDVPVEVLENVKDATYNFFRLPAEVKNKYSKEHSSSNNVRFGTSFTPQAEKALEWKDYLSLFYVSEEEASALWPPVCRQQVLDYMKKSEVVIKQLLQVLMKGLNVNEIDAAKESLLMGSMRTNLNYYPKCPNPELTVGVGRHSDVSTLTILLQDEIGGLFVRGNKGDDWIHVPPIKGSLVINVGDALQIMSNGRYRSVEHRVVANGSKNRISVPIFVNPRPADMIGPLPELAANGEKPIYKQVLYSDYVKHFFRKAHDGKKTVEFAEL; from the exons ATGGCTCCAACACTTGCTGATCCATTCAATGATTCTTCTGCTCTCATTAACTTTGTTATTAACCAAGGGAATGGAGTGAAGGGTTTGTCCGAACTGGGTCTTAAAGCCCTCCCTAAGCAGTATATCCAACCTTTGGAAGAGAGGATGTGCATGACTAGTTTCGTACCCCAAGGGTCAATTCCTATCATTGATATGTCAAACTGGGAAGATCCCAACGTAGCGAAATCTATTTGTGATGCTGCTTCGGAATGGGGCTTCTTTCAGATTGTTAATCATGATGTGCCTGTTGAAGTGTTGGAGAATGTTAAAGATGCTACTTATAACTTCTTTAGATTGCCAGCTGAGGTTAAAAATAAGTATTCGAAGGAACATTCATCTTCAAACAACGTGAGGTTTGGTACAAGTTTTACCCCTCAAGCAGAAAAGGCTCTCGAGTGGAAAGATTATCTCAGCTTGTTTTATGTCTCTGAAGAAGAAGCTTCTGCACTATGGCCTCCAGTTTGCAG GCAGCAAGTGTTAGATTACATGAAGAAGTCCGAAGTTGTCATTAAACAACTATTACAGGTGCTAATGAAGGGTCTAAATGTCAATGAGATTGATGCGGCAAAAGAATCATTATTGATGGGTTCAATGAGGACTAACCTTAACTACTATCCTAAATGTCCAAACCCTGAACTCACTGTCGGAGTAGGTCGTCACTCTGATGTCTCAACTCTTACAATTCTTCTTCAAGATGAGATTGGGGGACTTTTCGTAAGAGGAAACAAGGGAGATGATTGGATTCATGTTCCTCCAATTAAAGGTTCTCTTGTGATCAATGTTGGAGATGCACTACAGATAATGAGCAATGGAAGGTATAGGAGTGTTGAACATCGTGTGGTTGCTAATGGAAGTAAGAACAGAATTTCAGTCCCTATTTTTGTGAATCCAAGACCTGCTGATATGATAGGACCATTGCCTGAACTGGCCGCAAATGGTGAGAAACCAATTTACAAACAAGTTCTTTATTCAGATTACGTCAAACATTTCTTTCGTAAAGCACATGACGGGAAGAAAACAGTTGAATTTGCTGAATTATAA